One window from the genome of Oryza glaberrima chromosome 3, OglaRS2, whole genome shotgun sequence encodes:
- the LOC127766816 gene encoding 3-ketoacyl-CoA synthase 10, producing MAREQALLSTEIVNRGVEPSGPDAGSPTFSVRVRRRLPDFLQSVNLKYVRLGYHYLISHGVYLATIPVIVLVCGAEVGSLSRDELWRKVWGEATYDLATVLAFLAVLAFTISVYIMSRPRPVYLIDFACYKPADELKVSKAEFIDLARKSGKFDEDSLAFQSRLLAKSGIGDESYMPRCVFEPGTNCATMKEGRAEASAAMFAALDELFDKCRVRPKDVGVLVVNCSLFNPTPSLSAMIVNHYKMRGNILSYNLGGMGCSAGVIAVDLARDMLQASGAGLAVVVSTEAVSFTWYAGKRRSMLIPNAFFRAGCAAVLLSNRRRDFHRAKYQLEHIVRTHKGADDRSFRSVYQEEDEQRIKGLSISRDLVEVGGHALKTNITTLGPLVLPFSEQILFFAGVLFRHLFPSKTSAPPPPSADGDASAAAPYIPDFKRAFEHFCMHAASRDVLEHLQGNLGLRDGDLEASRAALHRFGNTSSSSIWYELAYLEAKGRVRRGDRVWQLAFGSGFKCNSAVWRAVRRVRRPARSPWLDCVEQYPARMNA from the exons atggcgagggaGCAGGCGCTGCTGTCGACGGAGATCGTGAACCGCGGCGTGGAGCCGTCGGGGCCGGACGCCGGGTCGCCGACGTTCTCGgtgcgggtgcggcggcggctgccggacTTCCTCCAGTCGGTGAACCTCAAGTACGTGCGGCTCGGGTACCACTACCTCATCAGCCACGGCGTGTACCTGGCCACCATCCCGGTCATCGTGCTCGTCTGCGGCGCCGAGGTCGGCAGCCTCAGCCGCGACGAGCTGTGGCGCAAGGTCTGGGGCGAGGCCACCTACGACCTCGCCAccgtcctcgccttcctcgccgtcctcgccttcACCATCTCCGTCTACATCATGTCCAGGCCTAGGCCCGTCTACCTCATCGACTTCGCCTGCTACAAACCAGCCGACGAACTCAAG GTGTCGAAGGCGGAGTTCATCGATCTGGCGAGGAAGTCGGGCAAGTTCGACGAGGATAGCCTGGCGTTCCAGTCGCGGCTGCTGGCCAAGTCTGGCATCGGCGACGAGTCCTACATGCCGCGCTGCGTGTTCGAGCCGGGCACCAACTGCGCCACCATGAAGGAAGGCCGCGCCGAGGCGTCCGCCGCCATGTTCGCCGCGCTGGACGAGCTGTTCGACAAGTGCCGCGTCCGCCCCAAGGACGTCGGCGTGCTCGTCGTCAACTGCAGCCTCTTCAACCCGACGCCGTCGCTGTCCGCCATGATCGTCAACCACTACAAGATGCGCGGGAACATCCTCAGCTACAACCTCGGCGGCATGGGGTGCAGCGCCGGCGTCATCGCGGTGGACCTCGCCCGCGACATGCTCCAGGCCAgcggcgccgggctcgccgtcgtcgtgagCACGGAGGCCGTCTCCTTCACCTGGTACGCCGGGAAGCGCCGCTCCATGCTCATCCCCAACGCCTTCTTCCGCGCCGGCtgcgccgccgtgctgctctCCAACCGCCGCAGGGACTTCCACCGCGCCAAGTACCAGCTCGAGCACATCGTGCGCACCCACAAGGGCGCCGACGACCGCAGCTTCCGGTCGGTGTAccaggaggaggacgagcagCGGATCAAGGGCCTGTCCATCAGCCGCGACCTCGTGGAGGTCGGCGGCCACGCGCTCAAGACCAACATCACCACCCTGGGCCCGCTCGTGCTCCCGTTCTCGGAGCAGATCCTCTTCTTCGCCGGCGTGCTCTTCCGCCACCTGTTCCCGTCCAAGacctccgccccgccgccgccgtccgccgacggcgacgcctccgccgccgctccctacATCCCGGACTTCAAGCGCGCGTTCGAGCACTTCTGCATGCACGCGGCGAGCCGCGACGTGCTGGAGCACCTGCAGGGCAACCTGGGCCTCCGCGACGGCGACCTGGAGGCGTCGCGCGCCGCGCTCCACCGCTTCGGCAACACGTCGAGCAGCAGCATCTGGTACGAGCTGGCGTACCTGGAGGCCAAGggccgcgtccgccgcggcgACCGCGTGTGGCAGCTCGCCTTCGGCTCCGGGTTCAAGTGCAACAGCGCCGTGTggcgcgccgtccgccgcgtgcgccgcccGGCGCGCAGCCCGTGGCTGGACTGCGTCGAGCAGTACCCGGCTCGCATGAACGCTTAA